GTGCAGGTCCAACAGGCCGGTTCCGGTGTCCTTCAGCAGCTCGGTGAGCTCGTTGTTCGCTCCCTTCTTCCGGGCGTGGATCCGCTCGAGGTCCGCGACGAGCTCGGCAGCTACCCGGCGGCGGGTCTTGCCGACGACGTCTCGCGGTCGGACCTTGGCCAGCAGCGCCTTTGCCTGAGCCGCGGACAGGTTTCGCTTCGCCCCACCGGGGATCAACTCGAGCAGCAGCTGGTGCAGCTGGGAGGTCTTGCGGGTGTGCTCCTCGCCGAGCGAGCGGCGCCGGTCGACCAGGAGTCGCAGCACCTCCAGTTGTTCATCGGTGACGACCGGTCGCAGTCCGGTCATGCGGGTGCCGACCAGGGCGACGGAGTGCGCGTCGGTGGCGTCGGTCTTGCGTCCCTGTCCGCTGGCGAACACCCGTGCGCGGGCGGACAGCTTCGGTGGGACGTCGACGACCTCTTCGCCGTCGGCCAGGAGCCGGACAGCGATGTGTTTGCCGATCCCGGCACAGCCTTCGATGGCCCAGACCCGGTCCGGCCATTGGCCGGCGTAGCGGCGCATCTCGTCGTAGCCGTCACGGTCGGTGGCGAACCGGCCTTGGCCGACGACGGTCTCGTCGGCGGTCATCACCTCGATCGTCGCCGAGCGCTTGTGCGGGTCCATCCCGATGACGACCCGCGCTGTTGGTGGTGTGCTCACGTCTTCCTCCGATGCTCGAACCTGTTCGGTTGTCGAGCCGGGAGGGCAACGCTGCTTCGAGCTGGGCAAACCCCTCTTGAGCCTCTCCTGGCCCTGGCGACGCCCGGGTCACGCAGGCCAGATGAGAGCCACACGACCAGCGTGGGCAGCCGATGTGAGAGCGACGACCCGGGCGCCTGGACCGAGCCTCGCCAGGCACCGGTCCTAGGTCAATGGAACAAGCAGCCGATGTCCGGATGGTTCTCCCTCGTAGGGATCGCATGGGGTTCACAATGCGTCTCATGAGCATGACGGCCTCCATGCGGCGACCGCCCGGCGCCACGTTGCACGGGGCTGTCGCCTGCGGTGCCCTGCTCGTGGGTGGCACGGGATGCGGATCAATGACGTCCGACCCGGTACAGGAGCAGTGGGAGTCACGCGCATCTCTGCCAAGTTGTGGCTCCCTGCAACTCCAACAGGGCGAGGCAGTAGAGGTCGAGGGCGAAACGGAAGTCGCGTGCCTGCAACGCGCGCTCGATTCCGGACGGGGCGCAGAACTAACCATCCGCTATCCCACGACCGAAGGTGACCCAGTCACGAACTACTACCGCGTGACGGCGGACGGCTCGACTGAGGTGTATACCGACTCAACACAGGATGCCTTTAGCGACGGCAAGTGGGGCTTCGCTTCCTGCGACCAGCCCGAGATGGCGCTGGATGTCAACTGCTGAACATCCGGATCTGCGGCGTTGAGGGCGGCTACGCTCGCCCGGATCTGCGGCGATGAGGGCGGTCCGCCGCAGGAGCACGTCAGGCCGCGAGGTCAACCAGCGAGCTGGTGTGCTCGTTCTCGGGACAGATGGCGCAGCGTCGTGGCGATGCAGACGGCCGTGGGCGACCTCGACGTCGTGTCCGCGCTTGCCGGGCACGTTGAAGACGGGTTCCAGCAGGTCCCTCTGCTCATCGGTCGGATCACTTGGATACGGCATGCCGGCACGGTGACCACGCCACTCGTCCAGACAACAGGGACACACCCAGTCAGGACTCCAACGTGAACCATGCACTGAAGCCGTCGGGGTCGCGATCGGACCCCCACTGGCTCGCAAGGGCGTCCACCAGCTGTAGTCCGCGACCGTGGACCTGGAAGGGGTCACTCAGGTCCGGCTCGGGCAGGTCCGGAGGATTCCCGGGGTTGCGGACCTCCACCGTGAGCGTGCCGGCGCCCCACGTGACCTGGACGTGGCACCCGGAGTCGGCATGGACCACGGCGTTCGTGACCAGCTCGGACATGCACAGGGCGGCGGTCTCCGCGATGCCTCGGTCGACGTTCCAGCCGGAGAGCGTGGCGCTGAGCTCGTGACGCGCCGGACCGACTGCTGCGGGGTCGCTCGCGACCGCGAACAACGCGACGCGGGCGCCCGTTGGAGGCGTACGCATCCGCGCGTCCGGGTCGTCGGTGTGGGTGGCCCGCGTGCTGCGGAGGGTCTCGCCGAGGCGGGCGCCCAGGTCCGCCAGATCACGTACGGCTGCGTCCGCGAACTCGGGAGGTCGGCGGTAGAAGAGGACGAAGGCGCCGAGGGTGTGACCGTCTGCGACGAGCGGCACGGCCGCGAGCGCCAGCGTCTCCGTCCCGCGCTGGCGCTCGACGAAATCGGGATGGCTGTCCTCGAGCTGTTCGAGGCTGCCCACGACGGCAGTGCCGTTGCGTACGGCGGTGTTGAGGGGCACGTCGTCGTAGGCATCCACCTGGCACCAGGTCACGGGACGTTGTCCGGAGTGCTCGGCGGAGGTGAAGTTCAGCCGTCGCCCGCCGCCCTCCGGCAGGGCGATCCCGGCGCGACGCACGTCGGGGAGCGAGGTGAGTGCGTCCAGCGACTGTTCAGCCCACGCGTGGGTGGGTCCTGCAACCGCCGGTCCGGGTCCGGCTGCACCGTTCATCTGCCGAGCGTACGGTCCCTGGGGGTGAGGCCGGCGTGATTCGTGCCCCGCGGGACGTCGCAGTTGGCATGATGACGAGGTGATCGGCCCCGACGGCCCAACGGCCCTGTCCGAACGGTTGACCCGCCTTGCGCGCGTCACCGGCGAGCTCGTCGACGCCGACACCGTCGAAGGGGTCTGCAAGGCCGTCGTCACGCACGGCGCCGAGGCCGTCGGCGCGGACGTCGCGTCGATGACCCTCCTCGGCGACGACCGGCGGACCGTGCGGCTCATGGCCCTCAGCGGTGGCCTCGCAGGTGACGAGGAGACGTGGCGCACCTTCCCGCTCAGCGTGCGGACGCCGTCGGCCGAGGCCATCCGCACCGGCACTCGTCTGGTCGTCACCGGTCCGCAGGCGATCACCCGACGCTTCGCCGACATGCCCGACCGCGGGGCCGAGACCGTCGTGGCCCTGCCGCTGAGCGCGGCCGGCTCCGTGATCGGTGCCATCGGCCTGGTCTTCGCGCACGCGCGCCACCTCGAGGACGCCGAGATCGAGCTCCTCGACATCCTGGCCAGCGCCTGCGCGCAGAGCGTCGGCCGGATCATCGCGCAGGAGGACGCCGGCCGCCAGACTGCCAAGCTCGCGTTCCTGGCGGAGGCGGCCACGGAGCTGGCCAGCAGCCTGGACTACCAGGTCACCCTCACCAACGTCGCTCGCCTGGCCGTGCCCACGTTCGCCGACTGGTGCGCGATCGACGTCGTCGACGACGGCCGGCTGCGCCGGCTCGCCGTGGCCCACGTCGATCCCGCGAAGGTCGAGCTCGCGCACCGGCTCGCCGAGCAGTACCCCCCGGACCCGGAGGGGCCGCACGGCGCCTGGCAGGTCATGCGGACCGGGCGCAGCGAGCTCATCCCCGAGATCACCGACGAGATGCTCACGGCTGGAGCCGTCGACGAGGAGCATGCGGCGATCGCTCGCGCCCTCCACCTCCGCAGCGCCGTCACGGTGCCGCTCGTGGCACGCGACCGCGTGCTCGGCGTGATCACGTGGGTGACGGCCGAGTCGGAGCGTCACTTCACCCTCGACGACCTCGTGCTGGCCGAGCAGCTCGCGAAGCGGGCGGCGGTTTCCCTGGACAACGCCGAGCTCCACAGCCAGACGCTCGCTGCCGCGGTGGAGCTCCAGCGAGCCGTCCTGCCCGACGCGCTGGCAGCGTCACCGAGGTGGGAGCTGGGGCACCACTACAGCCCCGCGGGCCGCACCGAGGTCGGCGGCGACTTCTACGACGTCGTCGAGCTGGACGACGGCCGCCTGGTGATGTTCATCGGCGACGTCATGGGCCGCGGCGTGGGCGCCGCCGCGGCCATGGCACAGGTCCGCGCCGCGGTCCGGGCGTACGCCGCGCTGGATCCACGCCCGGCGCTGGTCATGGCGCGACTCGACGCGATGTTCGAGCACTACGGCTCCGAGCAGCTCGTCACCCTCCTGTACCTGGTCGCCGACCCGCACACCGACACCGTGACGATCGCGAACGCCGGTCACCCGCCGCCGGTCCTGCTGCGGTCGGACGGCTCTGCGCACCAGCTCGCGTCGGCGGACGGCCCGCCCCTCGGCGTCGGAGCCCCGACCCGGGCCGAGGAGCACGTCGGCTTCCGAGCCGGCGACGCGATCATCGCCTTCACCGACGGGCTCATCGAGCGCCGCAGTGAGGACATCACCGACGGTCAGGACCGGTTGACCACTGCCGGCGTCGCCCTGGCCGGCCTCCCCCTGGCCGACCTCGTCCCGACGCTGGTCGGGCAGGTGAGCGACCCGTCGCGTGACGACGACGTCGCCGTCCTCGCCGCGCGACGACTGGTCTGACCGGCATGCCGGATCCACGTGCGTGCGCGCACTCGACGAGGATGTGACCGTGACCCGCGACGTTGTGTTCGGCCAGCTGCCCGACGGGCGTGACGTGCGCCTGCTCAGGATCGGCTCCGCGCCGGGGCCGGAGGTGGAGGTGCTGGCGCTCGGGGCGACCGTCCACCGGCTCCACGTGAGAGGTGGGGACGGCGTACGCCGCAACGTGGTGCTCG
This sequence is a window from Nocardioides sp. S5. Protein-coding genes within it:
- a CDS encoding ATP-binding protein, with the translated sequence MNGAAGPGPAVAGPTHAWAEQSLDALTSLPDVRRAGIALPEGGGRRLNFTSAEHSGQRPVTWCQVDAYDDVPLNTAVRNGTAVVGSLEQLEDSHPDFVERQRGTETLALAAVPLVADGHTLGAFVLFYRRPPEFADAAVRDLADLGARLGETLRSTRATHTDDPDARMRTPPTGARVALFAVASDPAAVGPARHELSATLSGWNVDRGIAETAALCMSELVTNAVVHADSGCHVQVTWGAGTLTVEVRNPGNPPDLPEPDLSDPFQVHGRGLQLVDALASQWGSDRDPDGFSAWFTLES
- a CDS encoding IS110 family transposase; protein product: MSTPPTARVVIGMDPHKRSATIEVMTADETVVGQGRFATDRDGYDEMRRYAGQWPDRVWAIEGCAGIGKHIAVRLLADGEEVVDVPPKLSARARVFASGQGRKTDATDAHSVALVGTRMTGLRPVVTDEQLEVLRLLVDRRRSLGEEHTRKTSQLHQLLLELIPGGAKRNLSAAQAKALLAKVRPRDVVGKTRRRVAAELVADLERIHARKKGANNELTELLKDTGTGLLDLHGIGPTGAARLLVEVGDITRFQNKAHFASWNGTAPLDASSGDQTRHRLSRKGNRQINRVLHTMARAQLRTPTEGRAYYDRKKADGKAPMGAMRCVKRRLSDIVFQTMLNDAIRTTEATTRTGPGGQRGNDSDSSAAGSHPHTGSSDKSLPGPAKQHPRTPLPAAS
- a CDS encoding SpoIIE family protein phosphatase; translated protein: MIGPDGPTALSERLTRLARVTGELVDADTVEGVCKAVVTHGAEAVGADVASMTLLGDDRRTVRLMALSGGLAGDEETWRTFPLSVRTPSAEAIRTGTRLVVTGPQAITRRFADMPDRGAETVVALPLSAAGSVIGAIGLVFAHARHLEDAEIELLDILASACAQSVGRIIAQEDAGRQTAKLAFLAEAATELASSLDYQVTLTNVARLAVPTFADWCAIDVVDDGRLRRLAVAHVDPAKVELAHRLAEQYPPDPEGPHGAWQVMRTGRSELIPEITDEMLTAGAVDEEHAAIARALHLRSAVTVPLVARDRVLGVITWVTAESERHFTLDDLVLAEQLAKRAAVSLDNAELHSQTLAAAVELQRAVLPDALAASPRWELGHHYSPAGRTEVGGDFYDVVELDDGRLVMFIGDVMGRGVGAAAAMAQVRAAVRAYAALDPRPALVMARLDAMFEHYGSEQLVTLLYLVADPHTDTVTIANAGHPPPVLLRSDGSAHQLASADGPPLGVGAPTRAEEHVGFRAGDAIIAFTDGLIERRSEDITDGQDRLTTAGVALAGLPLADLVPTLVGQVSDPSRDDDVAVLAARRLV